A window of Selenomonas ruminantium subsp. lactilytica TAM6421 contains these coding sequences:
- a CDS encoding response regulator transcription factor, with product MRVLLAEDDRRLGKLIQYMLEQNKIKADWVTNGSEVYEYAMFTDYDILILDWMMPGENGIDICKRLRSDGYAKAILMLTARDSVEDRVSGLDAGADDYLVKPFEFAELMARLRALGRRSTQQIQQDQVEVGDFTLNRTTKVLKKKDEVIQLSPREFQIFDLLVQNLGIVVPREILLDRIWGMEADVSSNNIDSYIKILRKKLDVGDGETVIKTVRGIGYKLEVGGQ from the coding sequence ATGCGTGTTTTATTAGCAGAAGACGATCGCCGCTTAGGTAAGTTGATCCAGTATATGCTGGAGCAGAACAAGATAAAGGCTGACTGGGTGACCAATGGCAGTGAGGTTTATGAATATGCCATGTTCACCGATTACGATATACTGATATTGGACTGGATGATGCCGGGAGAAAACGGTATTGACATATGCAAGCGCCTGCGCAGCGATGGTTATGCCAAGGCCATTCTGATGCTGACGGCCCGGGATTCTGTGGAGGATCGTGTATCCGGTCTGGATGCCGGCGCAGATGATTATCTGGTCAAGCCCTTTGAATTTGCCGAGCTGATGGCACGGCTCAGAGCATTAGGCCGCCGCAGCACTCAACAGATCCAGCAGGATCAGGTGGAAGTCGGGGACTTTACGCTGAATCGCACCACGAAGGTATTGAAGAAAAAGGATGAAGTCATTCAGCTTTCCCCCCGGGAGTTCCAGATCTTTGATCTGCTGGTGCAGAATCTGGGCATCGTGGTACCCCGGGAAATTTTGCTGGACCGCATCTGGGGCATGGAGGCGGATGTCAGCTCCAATAACATCGATTCCTATATCAAGATTTTGCGGAAAAAACTGGATGTAGGCGATGGGGAAACCGTCATCAAAACGGTCCGGGGCATCGGCTATAAGCTGGAGGTTGGCGGACAGTGA
- a CDS encoding sensor histidine kinase, producing the protein MTENLFGKSRKRLTTLYSLVMIIFLAVLIFAMHQSMDWSIRSEQARELWDTADNVAEAQKYLNQHPELVIDDTLAYKNTNDRLFFYVFDADGRLLNFSRASFRIEPFILDVMSQWTAPEGDVVVVTKPKENGHKSEIMMTTQKITEANGKVQMVYVGKDVTALYNGMEKATSIMAGLGLLALLIATMVGHILSGKAMVPLKAAYEKQRQFAADASHELRTPLAVVMASAEILQNDPEIKSPFLKQVVEDVHDEVKKMTKLVSDLLVVARSDNKALKLKPSKFDLGAVAAQTARMMQPLAEQKHINILADNLPKTIIHADEQKIRQLVLILVDNAVKYTPDGGEVKVEFRSAEKGKVTLAVQDNGIGIAKEDQEKIFDRFYRVDKARSREMGGNGLGLAIAQEIVELHHGRIAIESELGKGTTFLVTLKSKTKGKNLHMF; encoded by the coding sequence GTGACAGAGAATCTCTTTGGCAAGAGCCGTAAACGTCTGACCACACTTTATTCCCTGGTCATGATCATCTTCCTGGCCGTGCTGATCTTTGCCATGCATCAGTCCATGGACTGGTCTATCCGTTCGGAACAGGCAAGAGAGCTTTGGGACACGGCGGATAATGTGGCCGAGGCACAGAAATATCTCAATCAGCATCCGGAACTGGTGATTGACGATACATTGGCCTATAAGAATACCAATGACCGCCTGTTTTTCTATGTCTTTGATGCCGATGGCCGGCTGTTGAACTTTTCCCGGGCTTCTTTTCGCATTGAACCATTCATCCTCGATGTGATGAGCCAATGGACAGCGCCGGAGGGGGATGTGGTGGTGGTGACCAAGCCCAAGGAGAACGGGCATAAGTCAGAGATCATGATGACCACCCAGAAGATCACCGAGGCCAATGGCAAAGTGCAGATGGTCTATGTGGGCAAGGATGTAACCGCCCTCTACAACGGTATGGAAAAGGCCACGAGCATCATGGCGGGCTTAGGTCTGTTGGCACTCTTGATTGCCACCATGGTGGGGCATATCCTGTCTGGCAAGGCCATGGTGCCGTTGAAGGCTGCTTATGAGAAACAGCGTCAGTTTGCCGCTGATGCCTCCCATGAGCTCAGGACGCCGCTGGCGGTGGTCATGGCTTCGGCAGAAATCCTGCAGAACGATCCGGAGATCAAGTCGCCTTTCCTCAAGCAGGTGGTGGAAGATGTCCACGATGAAGTCAAGAAGATGACCAAGCTGGTCAGCGATCTTTTGGTCGTGGCCCGCAGCGATAACAAGGCCTTGAAGCTCAAGCCCTCCAAATTCGATCTGGGGGCAGTGGCGGCCCAGACCGCCCGCATGATGCAGCCTTTGGCCGAGCAGAAGCACATCAACATTCTGGCGGACAATCTGCCCAAGACCATCATCCACGCTGACGAACAGAAGATCCGCCAACTGGTGCTGATCCTGGTGGATAATGCGGTGAAATACACGCCGGATGGCGGTGAGGTCAAGGTGGAATTCCGCTCCGCTGAAAAGGGCAAGGTCACATTGGCGGTGCAGGATAACGGCATCGGTATTGCTAAGGAGGATCAGGAGAAGATCTTTGACCGCTTCTACCGCGTGGACAAGGCCCGTTCCCGGGAGATGGGCGGCAATGGCTTAGGTCTGGCCATCGCCCAGGAAATCGTGGAGCTCCATCATGGGCGCATTGCCATTGAAAGTGAATTGGGCAAGGGGACGACGTTCCTGGTGACGCTGAAGAGCAAGACCAAAGGAAAGAATTTACATATGTTTTGA